The following is a genomic window from bacterium.
GGACGAGCGGATAGCACAGATTCTTAATTCTGAGGGCATAAATATTGCTCGGAGAACCGTTGCGAAGTATCGTCAGCAAATGGGCATACCATCGGCAAGAATGAGGCGGATTTAGTTATTTTTCACTTGCATTTTAAACCATGAACACTATAGATAAACTGATTCGGGGCGTGGCGCAGTCTGGTTAGCGCACTAGCATGGGGGGCTAGGGGTCCCCGGTTCAAATCCGGGCGCCCCGATTTATTTTAATAAACCATGAGAAGACAATCGAAAATAACCTCGCCTAAAGCCCTTGAAACCGAAATTCAATTCGAAAACAAGGTTCGACCCCAAAATCTTGAGGAATTCGTCGGACAGGAGAAAATTAAGTATAAATTGAAAGTATACATAGACGCTGCGAAGGGCAGGAATGAACCTCTTGATCACATAATTTTCTATGGTCCACCAGGATTGGGGAAAACTACCCTTGCGTATATCGTTGCAAGGGAAATAGGAGTTCCCATAAAAACTACATCAGGCCCGATGCTTGAAAGACCCGCCGACCTTATAGGGATACTTACATCGATAAAACGAGGCGAGGTTCTATTCATAGATGAGATACACAGGTTATCACGAACTGTCGAGGAGTTTCTATATTCTGCCATGGAGGATTTTTTCATCGATATAGTGCTCGACAAAGGTCCCCATGCTCGGACAGTGCGTCTTAATCTCGAACACTTCACGCTTATAGGTTCAACAACTCGAGCAGGACTTATATCTGCGCCTTTACGCTCAAGGTTCGGCATAATAGAACGTCTTAATTACTACACTGAGGATGACCTCACAAAAATAGTAATGCGCACCGCAAGGATTATTGGAGCTGAGATAGAAATAGATGCTGCAAGAGAAATAGCACATAGAGCCCGTGGCACGCCGAGAATAGCCAATAGGATTCTAAGAAGGATACGAGATTTCGCTCAGGTGGACGGATTTCAGCGCATAACGAAGGAATCAGTAGAGAAAGGATTGAGCCTTTTGGAGATAGATCGTGAGGGACTGGATGAGATGGACAAAAGGATACTCCTTGCGATAATAGAGAAATTTGGTGGTGGACCTGTGGGACTAAAAACCCTTTCCATGGCTGTCGACGAGGACATGGGAACGATAGAGGAGATTAACGAACCTTTCCTTATTCAGAAAGGTTTTATCCAGATAACTCAAAGGGGTAGGATGGCAACCAGAAAAGCGTACGATTACTTTTCTATACCCTACCCAGAATTGAATCTTTGGAGGAACAGGTAAAATACTTTGGAGGTAAATGATGAAGTTCGCTATAAGAATATTTTCGATTGTGCTTATGGTTATTTTTGGGATGTTTGTTCTTTCCCAGGGCATCGAATACGAGCACATTCTTTCGCGTTCCAAGGATGATTTCACGCCAAATCTTTTGGGTTCTTCGATGCTTATTTCTTCTATGGAGAAGACCTTCGTTAATATCGAGCTTGTGGTTCGCGTTGGAAGAAGATCCGCGCAGACTAAACTTACATACGGAAAACACATAGACTTTCACCCAGTTTTCAACAAGACTGGTGATTGGCTTGTTTTCGATTCTGACAGGAACAAAAAAATAGCCATATGGTCTCTTTCTCTTTCCAGCGATAAGCCCGAGCTTCTAATACATGAGCCGGGGAGAATGTGCTTTGGAGCGCAAATATCCAGCGATGGCGAAAAGATTCTTTACAATACCGCAGATTTTATCGACCCAGGCTGGTGGTCAATGTATGTTATTCCGCCGCCTACCAAATACCGCGATAATATGGAAATCCTGATAAGGAACCTGAAAACCAATAAAGACAAGTTCATAACGAAAGGTTTTCTACCTTCTTGGAACCCCGACGAAACAAAAATAGCTTTTTCGGATGTCGTTGGGGATCAGTGGAAAATTTTCATCCTCGACCTCAGCAGTTTTTCGAGAACTCAGATAACATCGGGGAAAACAAACGATTTTTACCCAAGCTGGTCAAAGGATGGTAGATGGATAGCATTTTCATGCCAAAATGATTCAGGGTTCACGGATATCTGCGTTGTTAATGTTTCCACTCACAAAATTTTTAACCTTACGAAAACGCCAAGAATAACTGAAGGCGGACCATTTTGGGCCGAGGAGGGTATATATTTCCATGCTGACAACGGCGAAAATACACCATACGATATAGCATTCATCCCCAAAGACGCTGTATCAAAGGCTATCGGTGTGCCAACATTGTCAAAGCCTTTCGAAGAAGGGCATCCCATAG
Proteins encoded in this region:
- a CDS encoding LytR C-terminal domain-containing protein, with the translated sequence MKFAIRIFSIVLMVIFGMFVLSQGIEYEHILSRSKDDFTPNLLGSSMLISSMEKTFVNIELVVRVGRRSAQTKLTYGKHIDFHPVFNKTGDWLVFDSDRNKKIAIWSLSLSSDKPELLIHEPGRMCFGAQISSDGEKILYNTADFIDPGWWSMYVIPPPTKYRDNMEILIRNLKTNKDKFITKGFLPSWNPDETKIAFSDVVGDQWKIFILDLSSFSRTQITSGKTNDFYPSWSKDGRWIAFSCQNDSGFTDICVVNVSTHKIFNLTKTPRITEGGPFWAEEGIYFHADNGENTPYDIAFIPKDAVSKAIGVPTLSKPFEEGHPIVKVLNSTNINKLAARTAELLKRHGITVAEVGNTKRERNLRHGKIYYKKGYKDLATKIALIIPGDQYIYLRSNIDADIIVILGRDTRYKR
- the ruvB gene encoding Holliday junction branch migration DNA helicase RuvB, coding for MRRQSKITSPKALETEIQFENKVRPQNLEEFVGQEKIKYKLKVYIDAAKGRNEPLDHIIFYGPPGLGKTTLAYIVAREIGVPIKTTSGPMLERPADLIGILTSIKRGEVLFIDEIHRLSRTVEEFLYSAMEDFFIDIVLDKGPHARTVRLNLEHFTLIGSTTRAGLISAPLRSRFGIIERLNYYTEDDLTKIVMRTARIIGAEIEIDAAREIAHRARGTPRIANRILRRIRDFAQVDGFQRITKESVEKGLSLLEIDREGLDEMDKRILLAIIEKFGGGPVGLKTLSMAVDEDMGTIEEINEPFLIQKGFIQITQRGRMATRKAYDYFSIPYPELNLWRNR